The nucleotide window TAGGAAACAGCAGAGTGTTTTCAGACATTTGGCTAATTATATCGCATGCGAGAAAAAAGATTAAGCTGCCTTGCTATGACTCAGCATTATTATAAAAAGCAAGCCTAATCCACCTCTTTCTCACCTTTATCATTGACTGCACCACGAGGAGGAATGATCGTCGGTTCGTATTCGGATTCCGGATAACTCCGAACGCCAGTCCTTGCAGGATGAACCGCGCCAATTGGGACAGGTTCGAGGTCTCGATCAACCGGTTTTTCGTCAACACGAGCATTGCTACCGCCGCACCCGACTAACCAGCAAACAGCGAGCAGTGATCCCATCCGAATTTTTTTCATTCCTTTTGACATTAGCACAGCTTAACCTGGAAAAATACTTGGACGATGGTATAAACGAAAGAGATCAAACGGACTCAATGATAAGGTGTTTTTGATGACTTTTCCCTTACAAATTACATTTCGCGATATTCCACCCTCCGAAGCTCTTGAACAACGAATTCGAGAAAAAGCTGCTAAACTCGAAAAGTTTCATGACCGTATTCATCGCTGCCATGTCGTTATAGAAGCGCCACACCGGCACAAACACAAAGGCTTTCTTTACGAAGTTACCATAGACATAACGCTGCCAATATGCGAACTCTTGGCAAACCAAAGAAGCGGTACGAGTCCGGCACACGAAGATGCTTACGTAGCGGTACGTGACGCTTTCGATGCAGCAGCACGTCGGCTTGAGGACTACATCGAGAAGAAACGCACGCTAGAGCGGCAATCGTAGTTGTCCCTGGTCAGCCCCTGCTTTCTTCCAGCACTTCTAGCTTCACTTTTTTGCCTGGATAGCTGGGTTTCGACTGCGGGCAAGTGTCACCGACTGACCAGGTACATCTAAATTATATCGCCTTTGTCTGACGGTTTATCTGCGATGCGCTTTGTGCTTCGCGACAAAACGGTTGGCCCCACCAATAGTGCACCTAGGATGACCCACGGAATCATGCCGGCGGCGTGAACAAACACCGCAACCGCAGCAGCACGTGACTTAGGTGTATCCATCACAGACAACGCTGCAACCACGGCAAAATGATAGGTCCCTACATAGGCAGCTGCCGCCGGAAGTGCCGTTCCCACTGCCAAAAAGGCCAACAATAGAAAGCTCGCATACCACGGCACCTCGAGATCAAAAGCCAAGGTCCACACATGCAATGTCACTAAGCTAAACAACCAATAAAACACACTCAGTAAAATAACGTAGAACGCATCTTTCTTTTTCTTTAGGGCGCCAAGACCATCGAGTACTTGTTGCGCAATAGGCAAAATCAGCCGCTCAAGCTTTGCCCCCAGGAAAGAAAGCACATAGCGCACAACTTTCATAAACAACATTGACTGAAAAGTAGCGACAACAAGCACGCAACAACCTGCTGCAGCAATGGCCACTGCAAGCCAAACGCCTGGACCAAGCGCGCCAGAGCCAAGAGCCAAAGGAAGCACCCAAAGTGAAAAGGCAATCACCAGTGCCAGATCAATAACTCGCTCGACCGCAATAAGCGCAATGCTCAGCCCGGGAGAAAGGCCAGTGCGAAACGAAATGTAACCAGCCTTCAGGAACTCTCCTATTCGGGCCGGTAGCACAGCGTTGCCCAAATACCCAGCAAACACAGAACGCAATGCGTCTTTGAAACTGAAGGGGTGTTGCGTGCCCACAAGAATCTTGATCCGCAAGGCGATACACAAAAAGCCGAGGCCTGCACTAAGATAACTGAGCAAGAACACTCCCATTTTCACTTTTGTGGTCTGAGCCCAAAATGAATTGAAATCCACGCCTCTGAAAGTCGCAAAAAGAGCAACCACACTAACTAGAATCGAAATGAGTAGAGCAAAAACCTGGCGCTTAGGCAGTGAAAATTTCATAAAACCAGGTAACCTTTTTCCCTACGTGTTTAGGGACTGTATTTTTTGAATAAGCCTTGTTTAGCATCGTCAAACAGTCATGGACCCTGGCATCCGATCTGGCAAAGTCACCATGCTTTCATTGGTTTTTTTGTTTGTCTATGTAGCGCAAAGCCAGGCCGAAGAACAGATTTTTAGTTCCGAAGAGCTCGAGCAGCTTAATCAAGGCTTACTTGTGACCCGACCGCAGAGCCAACTGAAAAAGGGGATGTTCCTCTTTGGTGGAAACAGTTGGCAACTTATCAATGCCAAACCGCAAGAGGTGTGGCAATCCCTACTCGACGTCGAACGCTTTCCTAGCATAATTCCAAAGACAGTGAGTTCAGAGCTCTTATCGGAACATGAACAGCGACGCGTTGTTGCGATACACCAAAAAGGAGGGCCTTTTGATATTAACTACCGTATTGTCTTCACGGTAAAAATCCCTGGCAAGGAACTTCTTTTTCGCATTGATTCCTCTCACGACGGTACCGCGACGAAAGCATGGGGCTTTTTTCACATCGCGCCTTACAACGATCGAAAAAGCATTCTTAGTTATGGCGTACTAAGTGACATCGGGAGCGGAAGTGTCCAGGGAATGATTCGTCCCCTGCTCCAAGAAAAACTCCTCAAAGTTCCTTTTTACCTAAAACGCTATCTCGAACGCGGCGGAAAGTTTCGCTACACCCAAAACCTTCCAACTCAACATCGGAAGCCTAAGGTTGATCGCTCGATAGCCAAGCTAGGGCGTGTATTCGCCATCGCCAGCAAGAAAATACAGTAGCGCCATGCGCACAGCCACTCCTGCTTCGACTTGGTCCAAGATTAAACTTTGAGGACCATCCGCCACAAGAGGATCAATCTCCACACCCCGATTCATGGGGCCAGGATGCATCACCAGCGCGTTTTTCTTCGCTAGCTCAAGGCGTTTTTGGTTGATGCCGTAACACTTTGCGTACTCTCTTAAACTCGGTATGCATGCGCTCTTGAGTCGTTCCTGCTGGATGCGCAAGGCCATCACCACATCGGCACCTTCCAAAGCGCTTTCGACAGAATGAAACACTTTCGCACCAAGGCGCTCAATACCAGGCGGAATCAAAGTGTTGGGACCAACCACGTGCACTTCGCAGCCCATGAGTTTCCAAAGCAAAATATTGGATCGCACGACACGGGAATGCATCAGATCCCCACATATCGCGATACGCAAACCGTCGATCGATCCCAAACGAGACCGCAATGCAAAGGCGTCAAGCAATGCTTGGGAGGGATGTTCATGCATGCCATCGCCTGCGTTGATGACCCGCACATTTGTTTTCTCAGCCACAAAATCAGCAGCACCCGAAGCTTGATGACGAATCACAATCACATCCGGACACATGGCTTGCAGGGTCCGGCAGGTATCGAGCAAGGTCTCGCCCTTACTTACGCTTGAACTACTGCCAGAGACATTAATCACATCGGCGGACAAGCGTTTGCCCGCGATTTCAAACGAAGTCCTGGTACGTGTAGAGGGTTCAAAAAAGGCGTTGATGATTGTTTTCCCTCGCAAAGTCGGTACCTTGCGAACTGCTCTTCGTGACACTTCAAAAAAAGCTTCGGCTGCATCAAATATTTGCTCCACATCGCCGCGACTAAGCGCCTCGATGCCAAGCACGTGGCGGTGCCGAAAAGCTTTTTCTTTTGCTAAGCTCATTTATCCAACCCTATTTCGCAATCTGACGAATGCATCTTCAATCTTCTCCGAATCAACGCATGCATCCAGGAGCACACCCTCTGGGACTTTCACTTCGCGACCCACAAAATCAGCCATAATGGGAAGCTCTCGAGCACCCCGATCACAAAGCACCGCAAGCCATATTCGTCGCGGGCGACCATAATCGAGCAAACACTCTATTGCTGCTCGGATAGTCCGACCTGTGTGAAGAACATCGTCCACCAAAACAACGTCTTTGCCTTTGATATCAAAAGGCACATGACTCGGTCCTATTTTAGGGTCAGGAAGCGCGGACGCCGCATCATCCCTATAAAGGGAAATGTCGACTGTTCCGACGGGAACCTCGAGGCCTTCACTTTTGCGTATGAACTCGGCCATCCACGTTGCAATTGGCACGCCACCACGGCGCACCCCAACAAGAGCTAACTGCTGCGGGCCGTGAGTTTGCTCAACGATTGCCATGGCCATACGCTGAATGCTGCGTAATACATCCTTTGCATCCATGATGGTCTGCTCTGAGCCCTGCATCTAAACCCCGTGTTTATGCCCCAGTGGGCATTGGGTCAAGCTCCTTATGCGAAGCGCCGAGTTTGTAGGTCAAAAAGCATTACACCCTCGTGTTTTTAGCCTCAAAAGGGTAACTTCGGACTCGAGCTCGATCATGCCCACAAGCTCTATCCCTCCAACAAGCGAAATCATCCACCAAACGCTGCATCACAGCGAAGTGATTTTCGATATTGCTGAAAGCGACCTGAGCGTCTTGGTCCGCGAAATCGCCAAGCGAATGCGTGCTCAAAGCAGACTTTCAGGCACCCAATACAGACGAATTAGCAACGCACTTGCCCATCGTCATCAACCCAGTCCAAAGAATCTCGGGCATAGTGTTGGCGTATTGCGAGTCACTTTCCCTGGAACGGGGAACGCCCGTTGCTCATTGCTCAGGCTTCATCAGCCCTGCTATGCCGAAGACGGAGCCTCTTTGGAGTTTCTTTGGGTCGTATTCGAAGCAGACGGAGTCACGGATCCACGAGACGCTGAACTCGAGCCCTTTGGTTGGATGCTGCATGATTCGCGATTTGGAAGCCAAGCACTAAGCGCCGATTCGCCGGAAGCATTGCTGGAGGTCTACGAGCGCTATCTTGCTTTTGTTGAATCACCCCCAAAACCAACACAAGACAGTGTTCCGCCAGAGCTCCGAAAAACAAACAAACTTGCAGGAGGACTGCTTAACGACATCAAACGACGTGCGCCCTTTTATTTCAGTGATTTTTCAGATGGCCTGCACCCGAAAGCCTTAGCATCAACCTTGTTTCTCTTTTTCGCGTGCCTGGCGCCTGCCATTGCGTTCGGGGGATTGCTCACCGTGCTTACGCACGGACAAGTCGGTGTGGTCGAAATGCTTGTAACGCACACGTTATGTGGCATCGTCTATGCGCTTTTTTCAGGACAACCACTCACGATTCTAGGCAGCACGGGCCCGGTAATTATTTTCATGGGGATTCTTTACGGCGTATGTGAACAAGCCGGCCTAAGCTACCTACCCGTGTTGGGCTGGATTGGCCTTTGGACGATGGCCTTTATCTTTGCTTTCACTATTTTTGAAGCAGGCAGTCTCATGCGTTGGTTTTCGCGTTTCACCGATGAAACCTTCGCTGCGCTCATATCACTTATTTTCATCGTCGAAGCAGGCAAAGATATTTTACGAGGATTTACGGACGAAAGCCGGAGTTATCAAGGAGCTCTCTCATCGCTCGTCCTTGCACTTGGCACTTACGTCATCGCCACACAACTGTCGCGATTTCGACGCAGCCCTCTTCTGCTTCACTCCGTGCGTGAATTTCTCGCTGATTTCGGACCAGCCATTGCTATCTTCACTATGACATTCGTGGCTTGGTCAATGCGTCACATCGACCTAGTCTACCTCTCCGCTCCAGAACACTTTGGCACAAGCACAGGGCGCGCCTGGTTCGTTGATATTTTTCAGACCCCATACTGGGCACGTTTGGCCGCCGCATTGCCTGCGCTCCTTTTTTCCGTGCTTGTCTTTCTCGATCAGAACATCACGGTACGGTTGGTCAATGCTCCGCAACATAAACTAAAAAAAGGAGCTGCCTACCACTTGGACCTTTTGGTCGTAGGCGTTCTTATTGGCATATGCTCCTTGTTTGGCCTGCCTTGGATGGTTGCCGCCACAGTACGGTCGTTAAATCATGTACGAAGTCTCGCTCATGTAAGCAGCCAGGGTGGTCAAGAACACGTCGTGTCGGTCATCGAAACAAGACTCACGGGCCTTTCGGTGCATGTCATGATTGGCCTTTGCCTTTTTGTACTTCCTTCTCTTCGGGCCATCCCGATGTCCGTGCTTTTTGGCTTGTTTTTGTTTATGGGCATCAACTCAACACGTGGCAACCAATTTTTCGAACGCATCAAGTTATGGGTCACCGATCCAAACATGTACCCTCCTAAGCACTACACGCGCCGTGTTCCCAAAGCGGTCGTCCATACCTTCACCGCAATACAAGCACTATGCCTCACCATGCTTTGGATCATTAAGGCTTCGATTCTGGGAATTATCTTTCCTTTGTTTATTGGCCTGCTGGTGCCTATTCGTCTACTCATGACTCGCTTTTTTGATCCCACACATCTAGCTTTCCTGGACGCGGAGGAAGTTCCCGACGAAGAGATGTACCGAGAGTTTGACTAAAGCATTTTCCAATACAATCGATTTGATTCTCGCTTGTCCAGAGCGCCCGATGCTGCGTTGCTCCTCCTCGCCGCAGCGAAGCGAGGACTGTTTGAGCATGGGGCCCCTGGGCCTCGTCGCCTCAAGCCTTTTTATCTAACCTTGCGATTCAAAAATTTCGAGCCGAAAGCGGAGCGCTATTAATACTGTTCTGCAGTGGGCGCGTGCGGAGTTTCGTAAGGCATTTTCTCGCCCTTTTCCGAACGTTGTTTCATTTCGTATTTGGAAGGACATCGCGGAATGACTTGGCTTGCTAAAAAGCTACCGTCTTTATTAAGCGTTCCTTCAACCGTGACGGTCAAACCCTGACCGTCGCGAAAGGTATCTGGGACAACACACTGCGGAAACCGCACCGCCATGATTTTGTCTTTTTTCTCCAGCACGAAACGCCACTCGCAGGGCTGTTCTCGAAATTTGACCGAGCCCTGTCGAAGGTCACCTTCAACGCGCAATTGTTTACCTTCGAACATAGCAGGCGTGTCGACAACTTCATGAACAAGTTTGGAGTACACAAAAGCATCCGAAGCATCGCTTCCAAACAGCAAAAAACCGACAGCGGTACAAAGCAAAGTAAAGACAATGCCGATTTTCGCCCAACCTGGCAGCCGACGTTTTGGTGTAACACTAGGATCAGTAATTTCAGATGGCTCGTTCATGGCTCTTTCTAGTATGAAGCAAAATCCGCCTGCTCGCCATGGTACTTGCCCGTAACCATAGCAAAAAACCCGCAAGCACATGAAGCTTACGGGTTTTTTGTGATTTAGAACAAGCTGTTTTTACTGGATCAAAATCTCAGAAGAAACCAGCTAGTTTTAGCGCAATAACGAAAGCGTAGAGCACCAAAGACTCAATAAGCGCTAGCCCCAAAAGCATTGGCGTAAAAATCTTGCCCGATGCATTTGGATTTCGAGCAATGCCATCAAGTGCAGTTGCCGAAGCTTTGCCCTGACCCAAAGCACCACCAAACGCGGCGATACCAATAGCCAATCCAGCAGCAAGATAGGAAATCGCCTGCTGACTGAACTCATTGGCTGGAGCGCCACCCATTTGAGCAAAGGCAGGCATTGCCACCATTGCTGTCCCACAAAACACCAAACATTGCCTCATCATTTTTTTCATCGAAAACTCCTTAGTGTTCCCCGTGTTCAATCGCCAAAGCGATATAAACTGTTGAAAGCAAACAAAAGACCACCGTCTGAACGACGACGACCAACGACCCCAGTACCATCACCAAAACAGGCACTGGGATAAACACACCAACCACACCAAGCCCACCCACTACCAAGCCAAGAATAACGGTAAGCAACGTATGGTCAGCAAACATATTTCCCATCAAGCGAATCGACAGCGACATGGGTCGCACGATATGACTGATGGTTTCAATCACGAACATCAATAGCATCAAAGGAAGGGCATACCACTTAATAATCGGACCTAGGAAGTGCTTAAAATAAGCAATGCCGTGCTCTCTGATACCAAAGATATGTGTCGAAAAGAAAATCACCGAGGCGCAAGCCAAAGTCGTATTGAGCGAATCGGTCGGTGGCGAAAAACCTGGAACTAGGCCGAGGGAGTTTGAAACTAAAATAAAAAGCGCGCAGGTACCGATGAGCGGCAGAAAAAACTTCGCCGCCTTTTTGCCCATCATTTCGGTCATCGAGCCATAGACCATTTGCACCACGAGCTCGATAAACACAGCTGCGCTAAAGGTATCCTCGGGCACGAGTGCTTTTTCGGTGTCTGCAACCTTCTTGTAGGTAAGGAAGCCCAGGAAGGTCAATAAGAGCAATACAAAAACGGCGCCAAACACGTGACCCACGGGGACCGATTGGTGAGCAATCCAAGTCTCACCGAAGCCCTGCGCAGCACGTTCGACATCCTTAAAAAAAGGAAGAAAATTAAACCAAGTTTGACCGTGTGGCATCGTTTTACTCTCCCTCTTCCAGCGAGGAGCCGGCGTTGTTTATCAGACTCCCGGCAAGAATGCCAACGACCATGGTGCTAAGACCGACAATAAAGCCCAAAGGATGCAATTTTAAGCTAGAAAGTGCGATCGCCATGAGCAAAAACAGGGCACTCATCTTTAGAACATAGATAAAAACGACTGCGGCTGGAGCCAGGCTCTGGCGGCTAAGCCTTTTGCCGAGCCAACGAAGAGCAGCCCAGTTGGCGGCACCAAGCAGACAGCCAGCGCACAGGCCAAGAGCAGTCTGGACGCCGAAAAGCAGACCACAAGCCAGGGCCAAAAAGGCGCCCAGCCCAAGAATCCAAATAAAAACAGCGTCTTTTTTTAGGATTTCCATGTCACATCTTGTCCAAATCAACGGTTTTCGCCAAACGATACAAAGCGCGAAAACCCGTTATACAGCCCAATACCAAGCCAGTGATCTTCAAATAGGGGTTTGTACCAAAATGATTATCCAACCAACGACCGACGAGGTAGCCAACCACCATGGCAAGCACCAATTCCAAGCCCACAATGCTCACTCGCGCTGCGACTTTGAGCTGCTCTCGCCCTTCTGGGTCTATTAATGGCATATTGGACCGTTTTCCCAACCCTTTACCGGCGATAGGCAGACACTAGTACCTCGACGTGGCGCTGGGTAGCATGGGGTCACTTATAGGGTCAAGCCGACTGTTTTAGACGCAAAAAAGCTTTTTCCATCGCTTTTTTAGTTAGGCTAAGCACCTCAGCATCATGGCAAATCGAGACAAAGGCGGCCTCGAACTGCGAGGGCGGCCAATAGACACCTTCCTGCAATAGGCTCCGATGCCATTGGGCAAAGGCTTTCGTGTCGCAAGCCGATGCATCATCCCAGTGCCGCACCGGACCTTTGGTGAAAAACACAGTTAGCATGGAAGCCACACGTTGCACGCACACTGTCACGCCAACTTGGTTTGCGGCCTCGAGAATGTCTCGCTCTAGTTGAGCACCTGTCTTTTCAAGGGTCTCGTAGACTGCGGAGCGCTTGAGCTGACTCAGCATTGCGATGCCCGCCGCGGTCGCCAAAGGATTTCCGCTTAAGGTGCCTGCTTGATAGACCGGTCCCAAG belongs to Myxococcales bacterium and includes:
- a CDS encoding ribosome-associated translation inhibitor RaiA: MTFPLQITFRDIPPSEALEQRIREKAAKLEKFHDRIHRCHVVIEAPHRHKHKGFLYEVTIDITLPICELLANQRSGTSPAHEDAYVAVRDAFDAAARRLEDYIEKKRTLERQS
- a CDS encoding flippase-like domain-containing protein; translated protein: MKFSLPKRQVFALLISILVSVVALFATFRGVDFNSFWAQTTKVKMGVFLLSYLSAGLGFLCIALRIKILVGTQHPFSFKDALRSVFAGYLGNAVLPARIGEFLKAGYISFRTGLSPGLSIALIAVERVIDLALVIAFSLWVLPLALGSGALGPGVWLAVAIAAAGCCVLVVATFQSMLFMKVVRYVLSFLGAKLERLILPIAQQVLDGLGALKKKKDAFYVILLSVFYWLFSLVTLHVWTLAFDLEVPWYASFLLLAFLAVGTALPAAAAYVGTYHFAVVAALSVMDTPKSRAAAVAVFVHAAGMIPWVILGALLVGPTVLSRSTKRIADKPSDKGDII
- a CDS encoding aspartate carbamoyltransferase catalytic subunit — its product is MSLAKEKAFRHRHVLGIEALSRGDVEQIFDAAEAFFEVSRRAVRKVPTLRGKTIINAFFEPSTRTRTSFEIAGKRLSADVINVSGSSSSVSKGETLLDTCRTLQAMCPDVIVIRHQASGAADFVAEKTNVRVINAGDGMHEHPSQALLDAFALRSRLGSIDGLRIAICGDLMHSRVVRSNILLWKLMGCEVHVVGPNTLIPPGIERLGAKVFHSVESALEGADVVMALRIQQERLKSACIPSLREYAKCYGINQKRLELAKKNALVMHPGPMNRGVEIDPLVADGPQSLILDQVEAGVAVRMALLYFLAGDGEYTP
- the pyrR gene encoding bifunctional pyr operon transcriptional regulator/uracil phosphoribosyltransferase PyrR; the protein is MDAKDVLRSIQRMAMAIVEQTHGPQQLALVGVRRGGVPIATWMAEFIRKSEGLEVPVGTVDISLYRDDAASALPDPKIGPSHVPFDIKGKDVVLVDDVLHTGRTIRAAIECLLDYGRPRRIWLAVLCDRGARELPIMADFVGREVKVPEGVLLDACVDSEKIEDAFVRLRNRVG
- a CDS encoding HCO3- transporter; the encoded protein is MLHDSRFGSQALSADSPEALLEVYERYLAFVESPPKPTQDSVPPELRKTNKLAGGLLNDIKRRAPFYFSDFSDGLHPKALASTLFLFFACLAPAIAFGGLLTVLTHGQVGVVEMLVTHTLCGIVYALFSGQPLTILGSTGPVIIFMGILYGVCEQAGLSYLPVLGWIGLWTMAFIFAFTIFEAGSLMRWFSRFTDETFAALISLIFIVEAGKDILRGFTDESRSYQGALSSLVLALGTYVIATQLSRFRRSPLLLHSVREFLADFGPAIAIFTMTFVAWSMRHIDLVYLSAPEHFGTSTGRAWFVDIFQTPYWARLAAALPALLFSVLVFLDQNITVRLVNAPQHKLKKGAAYHLDLLVVGVLIGICSLFGLPWMVAATVRSLNHVRSLAHVSSQGGQEHVVSVIETRLTGLSVHVMIGLCLFVLPSLRAIPMSVLFGLFLFMGINSTRGNQFFERIKLWVTDPNMYPPKHYTRRVPKAVVHTFTAIQALCLTMLWIIKASILGIIFPLFIGLLVPIRLLMTRFFDPTHLAFLDAEEVPDEEMYREFD
- a CDS encoding cytochrome c maturation protein CcmE — translated: MNEPSEITDPSVTPKRRLPGWAKIGIVFTLLCTAVGFLLFGSDASDAFVYSKLVHEVVDTPAMFEGKQLRVEGDLRQGSVKFREQPCEWRFVLEKKDKIMAVRFPQCVVPDTFRDGQGLTVTVEGTLNKDGSFLASQVIPRCPSKYEMKQRSEKGEKMPYETPHAPTAEQY
- the atpE gene encoding ATP synthase F0 subunit C, which gives rise to MKKMMRQCLVFCGTAMVAMPAFAQMGGAPANEFSQQAISYLAAGLAIGIAAFGGALGQGKASATALDGIARNPNASGKIFTPMLLGLALIESLVLYAFVIALKLAGFF
- the atpB gene encoding F0F1 ATP synthase subunit A, whose translation is MPHGQTWFNFLPFFKDVERAAQGFGETWIAHQSVPVGHVFGAVFVLLLLTFLGFLTYKKVADTEKALVPEDTFSAAVFIELVVQMVYGSMTEMMGKKAAKFFLPLIGTCALFILVSNSLGLVPGFSPPTDSLNTTLACASVIFFSTHIFGIREHGIAYFKHFLGPIIKWYALPLMLLMFVIETISHIVRPMSLSIRLMGNMFADHTLLTVILGLVVGGLGVVGVFIPVPVLVMVLGSLVVVVQTVVFCLLSTVYIALAIEHGEH
- a CDS encoding ATP synthase subunit I, coding for MEILKKDAVFIWILGLGAFLALACGLLFGVQTALGLCAGCLLGAANWAALRWLGKRLSRQSLAPAAVVFIYVLKMSALFLLMAIALSSLKLHPLGFIVGLSTMVVGILAGSLINNAGSSLEEGE
- a CDS encoding AtpZ/AtpI family protein — protein: MPLIDPEGREQLKVAARVSIVGLELVLAMVVGYLVGRWLDNHFGTNPYLKITGLVLGCITGFRALYRLAKTVDLDKM